The following is a genomic window from Brevibacterium limosum.
CCGATTGAGCCAGTCGTGTCGGCATCGGTGATTGTCCCAACGAAGGTGCTGGCACGCTGCGTAGCGATTGCGGTGAGCAAGTCAGACAGAACCGCTGCAGTGTCCGCGACGTCTCGCCCGAGGTCTTGGATTTCATCAGCGTCGAGGGATTCCAGGTCACCCATTCCTCCGGCGAACGCAGTCTCGAGCAGCTTCGACTTCTTCTTGACCATCGTCAGTGGTGACGAGGCACCGAAGTGGAGATCATGGATTGCGCGGATCACGTGTTCACGCCCCAGTGTGTTCCCCGTTGGGCTGAGGTTCACGGTTGCCGGTTCGAGCCCGAGATCAGCTACCGACCGGTCAACGAGGTCGTCCTCGTCGAGGACCTCGGCATCAATAATGTCCTCATCAGAGGAACGTGGTGCCGGATGCGGTGTGTTTGAGGAATAGCGCTTTCCGTCAAGGCCCACGACTTCTGCAGGGGACTGCCCACTTGCGTCATTTGACGCACCTGCTGCAATTCGCCGTCGCACTGTGGGCTCGCTGATTTCAGTCGCTGACGCTATGCCACGAGTACTCATACCGGCGGCACGGAGCTCTGCAACGATCTGCTCTTCGAGTTCCTTGGGTGGGCGGAGGCTTACGTTCTGAAACTCAATGTCCAGGTACTCTTGCCACGATTCATAGCCGAGTGGGATCCAGATACGCCCCTTCCACGCTGAGGAAATTTTTACTTGGAGCGCACCATAATCAGCTTTCAGCTCATCCGTAAGCTCGCGTGCTTCAACTTTCGAGAACAGGCTTGCCAGCACCGTGCTATTCACTGGGCACCCGCCAGCGGCGAAGTGATTTCATCGGCATCGTCGAATCCCTCGACAAGCCGTGAGAAGGGGACTCCAAGCCACCGTGCGAGCTGTATGAGCTCATCGACTTTGAAGCTCCCGCGCCCGTGAAGCTTCGCTGAAAAGCTGCCCTTACTCAGTCCCAACGCTTCTGCGGCATCTTTCTGGTGGAAGCTGCGGCGGCCAAGTTCCGCACCAATATTTGCTCTCAATAGCTCTAGGTAAGTCATAGCGACAGACTATTTGGCTCACACAAACACTTCAAGCATCACGTTTGCGTGGCGCACACTGAAAGTCATTTTTCGTTGCTCGCGTCTGCCTCACACGGTAAAGTGTTTGTCATGACCATCACCGAACACAGCACAAACATCGAAACGGGAACCGCCTTCAACCTGAGGGTTTCAAACGAGATTCGCAGCTGGCTTGGCAGGCGACAGATCACTCAGAAGCGGCTAGCGCAGATGCTCGACCTGAGCGCCACTAGCTTGTCATTCCGGATGAAGGGTAAGACTCCTTGGAGTATTGGTGAGCTGGCCGAAGTCTCCTCGTGGCTTGGAATTTCGCTCGCGCAATTGCTCGGTGAGGAGCTCGTGAATGAGAAAAACCCCCATCCAATGGATGAAGGTTCCTCCGAAGTAGCGGGAGGGAGTCTCGATCTCCCGACCTCACGATTATGAGTCGTGCGCTCTAACCAGCTGAGCTACCCCGCCCCAGCGCCGCATTCCAGGCGGCACGAGAGCCCCGAAAGGGAATCGAACCCTTGACCTTCTCCTTACCATGGAGATGCTCTGCCGACTGAGCTATCGGGGCAACAGGTAAGAATTTACACGGGTTCGCATTCCCAGGGCAAATTGGGACAAAGTGACCTCACTCACAGACGATTGAGTCCGCACCGAGGCTCGCAGAAGTCCTCGCTGCCTCAGCGTCACGACCAGTGGGGATT
Proteins encoded in this region:
- a CDS encoding helix-turn-helix domain-containing protein — encoded protein: MTITEHSTNIETGTAFNLRVSNEIRSWLGRRQITQKRLAQMLDLSATSLSFRMKGKTPWSIGELAEVSSWLGISLAQLLGEELVNEKNPHPMDEGSSEVAGGSLDLPTSRL
- a CDS encoding helix-turn-helix domain-containing protein, whose protein sequence is MTYLELLRANIGAELGRRSFHQKDAAEALGLSKGSFSAKLHGRGSFKVDELIQLARWLGVPFSRLVEGFDDADEITSPLAGAQ